One Desertifilum tharense IPPAS B-1220 genomic window, AAACTTTTACGGATTATCAGGTATTGCCGAAGGAACAATGGCAGGAAGTGGTGAGATGGCTGTTTGAACAGGGGTGTGAGAATGGGGTTTTGCTGGATAGTCTAGAGAGTTATCAAGATGTTATTGGCGATTTATCCCAGGAGTTAGAGAAAAACTTTAATAAAAACCTGCGCCAAGTCCTGAAAGACGATGCCGCAAGCGGTGGTAAAGCTTTTGCGGGGATGTTATTTGACTTGCATGGAGCAACACTGGCAAAAATTGACGCCATTCAGGAATACCTGCCTAAAATTGCCAGCAAAGAGGATGTGTGTCGGCTGTTGCAGCAGTTAGATACAGGTATCCGAGACGAACTCAGCCAAATTCGGGAAACTTTACAGCAGTATTTCGACCTCAATAGACCCCGCTTACCCATTCCTCAAGAATGTGAAACCGTTATTGCCGACAGAACCCTAGATTTTGTTGGGCGTGAATATGTATTTACGGCCATACGCGACTTTTTGCAGCGCCAACCGAAGGGCTATTTCATCCTTGAAGCAGATCCGGGAGTGGGCAAAAGTGCAATTTTGGCAAAGTTAGTTCAGCTATTGAAACGGCGCTGTCTCACTCATTTTAATATTCAAGCTCAAGGCATTATCAAGCCGCAACAATTCCTAGAAAATATCTGTACCCAACTGATTGAGGGCTATAACCTCGATTATCCCCGATTGCCAGACAAGACGGCAGAAGACGGGAATGTTTTAGCGCGACTATTGGGGGAAGCCAGTAAAACTTTAGAACCCGGACAAAAATTAGTCGTGGTGGTCGATGCATTGGACGAGGTTGATTCATCCAGCCAAACCCAAGGCAGTAATATCCTCTATTTACCCGATGCCCTGCCGGATCATGTTTATTTTATCCTCTCGAAACGCCCCAAACAACTGCCCCTACCTCTGAGCGATTATCAAACCACTTTTGATTTAATGCAGTATCCGGCAGAAAGTGCGAGGGATGCCCGTCGCTACGCCGGGAACCGTTGGCGGCAGAGTCCGCAGATTCAGGAATGGGTGAAATCGCGCAACTCTTCCCCAGAGCAGTTTTTTACGGAACTGGTGGCGAAAAGTGAAAATAACTTTATGTATTTGCGCTATGTTTTGAAGGACATCCACGATGGACTGTATGAGAGCGAAACCCTAGACAGTTTGCCGGAAGGGTTGCAACGGTATTATCAAAAACATTGGCGGCTTATGGGGATGAATGCGAACCCCTTGCCTATTGATAAAATCCGCACGATTTATGTCTTGTGTCTAGTCAGAGAAGCGGTTTCCCGTTTCTTGTTGGCACAGTTAACGGAGATCGCGGAATATCAGCTAGGTCCTATTTTGAAAGAATGGGAACAGTTTTTGAGAGCGCAAAAGGTAGAGAAGGAAACCCGCTACACCATCTATCATGCCTCCTTTAGTGATTTTCTCAAGGAGCAGGCTGAAGATTCGGGGGTTGATTTGGAGAATATTAAACGCTGCATTGCCGAAAACTTCGCCAAGGGAGCGCCTCTATGACTACAGCATTAGGCAAATGGCTAACGGAACAGGTGCCGGAAAAGCGTTTGCACCTCCTGCGACACCAACCCAGTTATTTTGCTGATATTGGGGAAGTCAAGCGGTTGAGGGCTTGGTTAACGGATTTTGGCTTTTTGGAGCAGAAGTTAGCAGTAGCGGGGATAACAGCATTAATTGAGGATTACGATCTGGCGTTACCGCTGCTATCAGCAGGAGAACAACGGACATTAAAACTCATTCAAGGGGCATTGCGGCTATCTGCTCATGTTCTGGCGGAGGATAATAGTCAGCTAGCAGGGCAGTTGTGGGGACGGTTGTTGTCATTCTCTGAACCCGAAATTTCAGCCCTACTAGAACAGACAAAACAATCGCACGCAAAACCCTGGTTTCATCTTTTAACGCCAACCTTAACTCCTCCAGGTGGGCCGCTACTGCAAACCTTTTCCGGTCATAGTGACTGGGTAAGAGCAGTCGCCATTACCCCCGATGGCACCCAGGTGGTTTCTGGCTCAGGCGATAACACGCTGAAACTGTGGAACTTGCAAACCGGGGAAGCCCTGGTCACCTTTTCCGGTCATAGTGGCTTTGTAAGAGCAGTCGCCATTACCCCCGATGGCACCCAGGCGGTTTCTGGCTCAGACGATAACACGCTGAAACTGTGGAACTTGCAAACCGGGGAAGTCCTGACCACCTTTTCGGGTCATAGTAGCTCGGTAAGAGCAGTCGCCATTACCCCCAGTGGCATCCAGGCGGTTTCTGGCTCATGGGATAACACGCTGAAACTGTGGGACTTGCAAACCGGAGAAGCCCTGACTACCTTTTCGGGTCATAGTGGCTTTGTAAGGGCAGTTGCCATTACCCTCGATGGCACCCAAGCGGTTTCTGGCTCAGATGATGGGACGCTGAAACTGTGGAACTTGCAAACTGGGGAAACCCTGGCCACCTTTTGCGGTCATAGTAGCGGGGTAAATGCAGCCGTCATTACCCCTAATGGCACCGAGGCGGTTTCTGGCTCAGGCGATGGGACGCTGAAACTGTGGAACTTGCAAACTGGGGAAGCCCTGGCCACTTTTTCCGGTCACAGTGGCTCGGTAACAGCAGTCGCCATTACCCCCGATGGCACCCAGGCGGTTTCTGCCTCAACCGAGGATAACACGTTGAAACTGTGGAACTTGCAAACCGGGGAAGCCCTGGCCACTTTTTCCGGTCATAGTAGCTGGGTAACAGCAGTCGCCATTACCCCCGATGGCACCCAGGTGGTTTCTGTCTCATGGGACAACACGCTGAAACTGTGGAACTTGCAAACCGGGGAAGTGGTAGCAACTTTTAGCGGTGACAATGAATTAACCTCCTGTGCTGTTGCCCCCGATGGCGTAACCCTTGTGGTGGGTGAAACATCAGGACGAGTTCATTTTCTCCGCTTAGAGGGGATATGAGAAAGCCAGTTTCTTCAATCCTGTCAGCGTTGATGAGGTTGTGTCCCTAAAAATTATCGATTGAGGCTTAAGGTAAGTAACTCATGCAAATAACGATTGACCTACCACCCGACTTAGAACAAGACCTAATCCGTCAAGCCGCGCAATCTAATATTCCTCTACAGACTTTAATCCTACAAGTTTTACGCCATCGGATTCAAACACCTGCTCTTACTGATTATCAATGGCCAGAGGCGATCTTAGCTTATCAAGGAATTCCCGACTTTCCCGCCTTCGAGTCCTATCGCGATGAACTGCTTCCCCCTCGCGAAGGGGAACGCTAAGGGTTTTATTCCTCGTTTAGCGGCGTATTTTAACCCAGTCATTAACGAGAGACAGCACTTTCTGAGGCGAGTTCTTCCATGCGTTCTTGTTGATCTTGGGAGATACAGGTTTGAATTAGGGTTTCAATTTCGCCTTCAAGCACAGGGGATAAACTGAAGTTTTGGTTTAAGCGATGATCTGTAACCCGGTTATCCTTATAGTTATAGGTGCGGATTTTCTCCGATCGCGCTCCGGTTCCCACTTGCGATCGCCGCATTGAGGTCACTTCTTCCTGCTGTTCGCGTAGCTTGAT contains:
- a CDS encoding ATP-binding protein; amino-acid sequence: MDYSRLVRLNQGLLTGTALLGLGSIVAGAVGGPMWGGIANFTAGMVANYLGALVDRLRTSSDVLRNEDIAKAAGRAVGKTLLETISPRYPEIQKPLEALAEKTEGYWVEWAEQAKTLNLFESLQEDQLHQIFAQKPETFTDYQVLPKEQWQEVVRWLFEQGCENGVLLDSLESYQDVIGDLSQELEKNFNKNLRQVLKDDAASGGKAFAGMLFDLHGATLAKIDAIQEYLPKIASKEDVCRLLQQLDTGIRDELSQIRETLQQYFDLNRPRLPIPQECETVIADRTLDFVGREYVFTAIRDFLQRQPKGYFILEADPGVGKSAILAKLVQLLKRRCLTHFNIQAQGIIKPQQFLENICTQLIEGYNLDYPRLPDKTAEDGNVLARLLGEASKTLEPGQKLVVVVDALDEVDSSSQTQGSNILYLPDALPDHVYFILSKRPKQLPLPLSDYQTTFDLMQYPAESARDARRYAGNRWRQSPQIQEWVKSRNSSPEQFFTELVAKSENNFMYLRYVLKDIHDGLYESETLDSLPEGLQRYYQKHWRLMGMNANPLPIDKIRTIYVLCLVREAVSRFLLAQLTEIAEYQLGPILKEWEQFLRAQKVEKETRYTIYHASFSDFLKEQAEDSGVDLENIKRCIAENFAKGAPL
- a CDS encoding WD40 repeat domain-containing protein gives rise to the protein MTTALGKWLTEQVPEKRLHLLRHQPSYFADIGEVKRLRAWLTDFGFLEQKLAVAGITALIEDYDLALPLLSAGEQRTLKLIQGALRLSAHVLAEDNSQLAGQLWGRLLSFSEPEISALLEQTKQSHAKPWFHLLTPTLTPPGGPLLQTFSGHSDWVRAVAITPDGTQVVSGSGDNTLKLWNLQTGEALVTFSGHSGFVRAVAITPDGTQAVSGSDDNTLKLWNLQTGEVLTTFSGHSSSVRAVAITPSGIQAVSGSWDNTLKLWDLQTGEALTTFSGHSGFVRAVAITLDGTQAVSGSDDGTLKLWNLQTGETLATFCGHSSGVNAAVITPNGTEAVSGSGDGTLKLWNLQTGEALATFSGHSGSVTAVAITPDGTQAVSASTEDNTLKLWNLQTGEALATFSGHSSWVTAVAITPDGTQVVSVSWDNTLKLWNLQTGEVVATFSGDNELTSCAVAPDGVTLVVGETSGRVHFLRLEGI